The window CATCACTAAGAGCTTGTTGGGAAGATCTTCTACTGCACAACATGGAGTGGGTGGGCCTGATCCAGGATAGGTGTGAATGGGGATTTGCCATGTACAGGTCAAGAAATGTCTCCAAACCCAgcataaaaacagcaaaaacgtaacagaaaaaaaatgaaagaaaagatgttGTCAAACAGTGGTGTCAGGCTAgcaaaagttttcattttcatgagaAGATTGGTAATTTCTGATCAAGTTGAGTTGTTTTAAGTAGCCAATCCTTTATATTGTTCCTGGCTTTAATTCTGATCATAGGGAAAACATACATCTTCATCAATCTAGTGGCATTTGTTGGAAAACATTCTCTGTTTTAGCTAATGACTTAATTAGAAAATCAGTAGTCAGCTGGCAGTGAATGGTGAGTCTTTATTCaacaggaaagcacagaaattagCCATCcatctgttttttcctgttaattacctctaaatattaaaattgaATACAGCTTTCAACCTGATTGGTAGTTGGAGTGGTAATAGCAGTGTTCACATACTAAAAGGAATCTTTTAGTAGAAATAAAGATGATGCAGCTCCTGTATATTACAGCTTTCATCCCTGTTTCCGAAGCACTGCTACCTGCCTATGACAGCTGCTGTGGAGGTCACAGCCAGCATTTCCAGCCCTTCAGCCACACTTAGGGCTTTAAATGAGTGTCAGTCTTGGCAACAGAGTTGACTGAGCTGTTGTTTTTCCAGGAGGAAACTGACTGCCCACAGCATGTTGGAGCAGCGCTGAGCTGTGAGGCTGGTCCCACTTTGAGGTTCGCTGTTTGTAGGGGGCTTGGACTAACTGGCCTCCAGAGGTCCTGTCGGAGCTAAATTATTCTGTGTGCCCTTAGGAGCAGCAGTCAGAGCAGGAAGCATCTCTCATTTTGTTGGCTTTCCCCTCTCAAACACCTTTCACCAGCACTGTCACTCCCACCCCTTTCCTTCTCCTAGCAAAGACCCTTGTGCAGCCCACCCACCCCACAGTAAGCCAGAGACAGCCCCAAAGAACCTGGCTGGGGGGCAGCTTCTGCCTCAGCTGACCTCCTTGGGGTGGCTCAGACAGTCTGCTGGGGCACTCTTGCGCTTTTACTCTTCCCTTTCTGGTCatcacagcagctgggcaccCCTGAGCACCCAAGAGGCACCAAAATTTACTCTCTTCTAGCCATAACTGCTTGTGTGTCCTGTTTTCTCCACCACAGTCAACTTGTTTCAGAAATTGTGCTGGATCCTTGTTCTTTAACAATAAAATATGCTGCAGCACTTCTTACAAAtaccacatttttattttaatttccttttttttggtttttttttttttttggggggtttcccCCCCCTAAATAGCATATTGACTCTGGGGAGCTGCTTTGGAAGCTTTGTTGATAGGCAGGGTCAGGACACACTTCCCTGATTCCAATCAACAATTTCCACCTCCAACAagctgcaaaaaggaaaaaccataATGGATGTCTGTGCTTCCTCACTACAAGAAGTTTTCGGTGTCTGAGataattttcctctctttttagGTATTGATGTTTGCTAGTAGGGAATCCAAAGGTATCTGATGGAGGCAACTGCAACTGTAGCTTCAGAAGGTCAGCTGGCGTTGAACGTCCCAAACTCAGGCAGGGAGTCCTGGAAGAAGAATCCCACTGCATGTGGGTAAGCAGCAGGTCATGCTTTTGTCACCTTCAGACTTGGTTTACACTCACCTTGTAGCACTGCATCTTTCCAGCCAAATGCTTTCTCTCACCAATAAGGATGTCATTTCCCAGTTCCATTTGCAGTTTATTACTCACATATTACTTACACCTCCTTGACTCTTGATAAGAAAAATGATTGTCATCTTGTAAATTTCCAAAACAGTTTTCAGAGATGGCTTTCAGTGCTGTTACAACACTTTTGCTACCTCTAGTATTTGTTTTGATGGATTTGGAGCTGCCATACTATAGTTTTCACCGTTATTGGATGTCAGGTTGACATATGTGGTGTTACCTTTGTTGTGTATTGGTGTAATTCAAACAGAATTTGTCCAGAAAAATagacagggaagaaaagggtGCAAGGtggtaataaatatttaaatagtgCTTAGGAGTTTCAAATGGACAATACCAAATTCTCAGCTTTgattttcccccttcccagaCTGATTTCCACAATATTTGAATCAGAAAATTTTAACTTCCATAAGCAGAAAAGATAGGATACAAAGGACTTTTTGTCTCTCAGGACAGGGAAAGTAGGTCTGTGAAGGACTTCCAGAGCAAGAAATCCTACCAGAGCACCTGACCATAGGTTAAGTGGGCAAGATTGCCATTGGAAACTGTGAGATAAGAACAAGGCATACGTGCAGattgctatttaaaataaattattttactgattttttttttctgatattcagaaataattagGTTTAACtgatgttttttaatttctgtatataGCTGGCCTGCTGAGAAGATATCCAGTTGTCTGAGTTGCTGGGGGTAAGATCCATAGATCCTTGGGGTTGTGCACCACAACATTCAGGTGAAGTGTGGCACCCCAGAAATGACTAAGGCACAAGGCCTGAAGAATAAGGTTAATGGTATTGGAAGTGTGACTGCTCAGATGTGCAGTTAGTTTCACAAGTATGACACTTGCTAGCTGCATCCTCTCAATTGCCAAACAATCTCACAGCTGTCTGCCCAAAACCTTGAATGTAAATCTGGAATAGagccacattttaaaatgcctttggGTTATGAAATGGGATCATTTCTAGATGCAATGAACTGaactttgctttctgttttggaAGTATATTCCTGAAGAAAGGAATAGTTTATTCTCCCTCAACCCATGATGGAAATGGTGGTAATTTTTCTCCTAAATGGCTGTTACAATTTTTTCACAACGCCGTAGTAAAGAGGTGCTGTTTAGCTGTCATGACCATGAagtgtttattaatttttgaatATGTATTTATGGGGTTTAGTTTATACAGTACATGATTTAGATGTTTGATTCTTAAATGGAAAAAGTATAAAAGTGAATATTGTTGTTTGCTTCTTGAATCATTGATTACACAAAATGTCTTAGAGACATGAGTACATAATACTactagtatttttttttgttgtttcatttctaaaaaatcttttgctttgtagaataaatttatttcaaaccCTTTACTATGAATATCACTAGAGATTAAAAAATGGCATAATGAATTACAGGCTGAAGAACAGTCAGGCAGATAGGCaatcacaaaaatcccctttaTCAAGGGGAACAGTGGCAGAGTCAAATagttttgctcatttttaagGCCAGGAGTCATGCCAGCATCATCATCTCTCAGTACTTTTAAGTATGTTCTCGACACCTGATGAGCTTTCTAAAGGCCAGCTTGAAATCCTCATTAAAGCTCGTGTACAGCAAAGGGTTGATGAGCGAGTTGACATACCCAAGCCAGGTCAAGAAGTCTGCTACTTCTGGAGAGACAGTGCAAATGTGGAGGCCCACAAGTAGTTCCTTGATGAAAAAGGGCAACCAGGACAAAATGAAAGCACCTAAAATCAGCCCCAAGATGCGAGCAGCCTTTCGTTCTCGTGTCGTGGAGATCTGCTGCCGGTCGCCAGCCGGGTCCAAGTCATTCTCAAAAGGAGGAATCCTCACGGATGCATTGATTTTATCAAACTCTGTGGTTGGGTCAGACGTGGAGAAGTCTGAGACGCAGAACGTCTGTGTGAGCTTGCAGCTGGCAAAAGAGTTCTGGCTGTCGGTGCTCCTGTTGCTGAGGTGGCGGCTTGAACCCCGCTTCTGGTAAAGGCTCTTTGCAGCATGGTAAATTCTGTAGTACAAGATCAGGATCAAAGTCAAGGGGATgtaaaatgccccaaatgtgGAATAAATAGTGTAGATGACATGGTCATGCTGAATGCGACACTCGCTGGGAATACTGATGCTGTGGTGGCTTCTCCAAAACAGGGGGGGCATTGATATGAAAACGGAGATAGTCCACACGGTGACTATCATCAGCCCAGCCCTTTTTGCCGTTCTCTTCCTGGCGTACTCGATGGCGTCTGTGATGGCCCAGTACCTGTCCAGCGCGATGACGCACAGATGAAGGATTGAACACGTGCAGCAGGTCATGTCGACGCTGAGCCAGATCTCACAGATGAAGTATCCCAGAGTCCATTTATCCATCATTATGTAAGTGATGCTCAAGGGCATGACGAGAACAGCAACAAGGAGATCTGTCACAGCCAGTGAACATATGAGATAATTTGCCGGCTGGTGGAGCTTCTTGGTTGTGGAGATTGCTGCAATTACAGCAGAATTCAGCAGCATAGTCAAGGTTGTGATTGTGGCCAAGGTCAGGGTAACGAGCATCTTTTCAGTTACTGTCTTTGGCTTTGCAGCCTCACTGGCTTCAGTGGTGCAATTTGTGAAATTCATTTTCCCCTCCAGGATGCAAGAAGTTGGTAATGAAGAGTTCCAGGTTCAGAAGTAATCCATTTGAAAAAGATGCTCTatgtgcaatttttaaaaacttttttataATCCCATATTcaacagagcagcaaaaaagcTTCCAGGTTTCTTcctggaaagaagaaattaattgttCATTGTTTTCCTGGAAGACACAAAGACATCTGTTAGTCAATCTAGGATAATCTCACCTTTTGTTAAAAAAGTTTTGCATTTCTAATATTGTCAtctcaaataaaattttggtctgttttcctttctcttctcttgccTTTCTCTGCATTcatcattcattttttttcttctctaaaggGCAATTTGGGCCAGATTTCCTGCTGATGTGAAATGGTTATTCCTTCTTCATTTTGGAGATTTTACTTAAAGTAGGAGGCTGGACTAAGGGACCTCCACAGGTCCCTTTTCACCAACATGTCTATGATCTTTGTGATACTGATATACCAGGAGCTAGCCCTTTTCCTGCTTGTTAAAATACACTCCAGCAGATGAAGAGCTGAGGGAATTTGCCTCTTCATTTTAATTGCTATATGAGAGGCATCAATTACTTTTATATATCacctttggaaaaaaagcagcagagcagcctaCCTGAGCAAAGGCACGCCAACATTTCATACCTTTCTATTCTGCTTTTTCATATCCATGTCTGTATTGATATATTAGAAACGGtacttaaaaattattcaagttACTTTTATCATGCACGTTTTCAACAATGTTTAAAGCTTTATGGCAAATGCTTGTTTTTACACAGCACATCAGTGTTGCTAGGAGCTCATATAGTTTTGTCTAATTATTCCTGACATTTCACATATCCCACTGTGAGTGTCTTTAGAGGAGACAGACAAAAAGCTTCTGCCATTGCTTTGAGATTTCAATCTAATTGTGCTCCCTGTCAGGGAGTCCAGCATGATGCAAGGAACAACAATTAACacaaagtttaattttatttcagaagttcACATGTCTTTTCAATACATCCCAAATGCTAACTGAAGCCAGAGTTAACAGTCCATGAGATGCAGCTTGGGATGACCTCTGGGACCTTGCTTACCCATTTGTAATTTATCTGGGCATAAAGGATGTGGAAAACTGAAAGTCAGAATCCTTATCcactgaaataaacagaaagattTCTTTCCCTGGCTTCATTTATCAGAGTAAGGAGGCTTCTAGGTTAGTTGTACAGGCTCCCTTTACAAGCAGGGGAAAAAGATAGCGGCCGCTGGAAATACACTTGTCCCCTCTCAATACAACCCTTAAGGAAGATGCTATGAATCATATCCTGGAAATGCTGATCTTTCTCTATTTTCACTACAAGTGGCTCCTCCACAGTTGCATTTAGAATACACGCCTGGTTTTTAGATGGCTAAATCTGAGAGGTGAAACCCATTCTCACTGATACCAGTGGGAGTTGGATCAGGCTCTGAGTTTGCACATGCAAGCTAATGAGGAATTAAGAAATTGAATGAGGAATTATGCATTTAAAGCTAGTTGACTGCTTAGCTTTGTATATATATGCTCTTCTTCAGAAACTGGAGTGCCATTTCAGAATGAGCTGAAtgagggaaaattaaaaatagaaacttcAGATAAAAACTTCCATTTGTGGAATAGAGTCTAGAAAAGCAGATCCGGACTGCTGTAGTCTCTGGGTTAGCAAAATGTGAGTTTTAATTCTGCTCAAGGAACAGCAGAACTGCCTTCCTCCCAAAGCATTCTCCATTCTTAAGAAACTACtttaaacagttttaaactaTGAATAGCCTTGGAGGAAATATTAGGCCTGCTTATTGAAAATTGACTAGAGAAGTCAGATGGAAATCCATCCATCAGTATTCACGTGGCTACCACACATGGAAATGTCAATTTGATTCTTTAGGCCTAAAGCCAAAATATCAGCTCAAACCTTCTTCATAAATTGTTCATGGGAGTCTTTTCTGTCAAGCCAGATTCTCATTTCCTTAGTTTGCACCCTCATTATGCCTGATGCTTTAATCAGAGGATGAAACAAAGAggctttctctccctctctgcacACCTAGAGCACAGACCAAACCCAACTGTAATCCATATCCTTTCCTCAGCATTATCATTTAGTGAGTGTACCCCAGCCACAAGCACACTCAAAGATACTGGGAAGACACCATGGAATTCACATCTCCTCCGCAACCACTTGTTGATCTgttgcacacacacaggggatCTTGTGATGCTTCTTGATGCAAGCAGCACTtctttctccttgtccttcACTCCTCTGGGGCCCTGAAGTTTCATGGCCCTGGGACATCCCCCCACCCTGTGTGGTCCCCACCACTTTCTCTGCCTATAGACAGGTTTAACCCAGTAAGATCTGAATTGCTGTGGTTCTCCCCCCAGATGGCCTACACTGATGTATCCCAAGGAGAATCCTTTCTGTGCTCTACCTGTTCCCTGTACCTCAAGGatactctgaaaaataaatttttgctttccttaatTAACttgtatttaaacaaaattaatcagATCTAAACATCAGATTTCCTTTAGGACAAAGGATACCACTGATAACACAGGGGAGCTTGGTTTTATGAGTCAGCTACTGCTCAAGAGGGCCAACTTTTTTGCCTGGAAAGCACTGCAATAATTGAAGacagggaaaaatataaaacaaagcaTCATCCCTGCCTGCAAGTACCTCAGACCCCACAAGCTCATGGTAATCCAAACCCATCACTGGAGAGttaattcagttttaattcCTGTGCTCCTCATGGGAAGTGAGCCCTTAGCAATTCCGACAATATAAATACCACATAAGAGTACTAAACCAGTATTATTAGGGAAGTatatttaaatgctgaaaaGTAATTTCAGCTTTTGAGAGCCGAAGGTTTCTTCTACAGCTTAAATTTGTGCCTCTTGTCCTCCCTTACCCACATGATGAGGATACACACTGGTATTACAACTAGTTAGTTATGATTAGTTGACTGTAGCCCTGTCTGTTCACCTCCCAGCTCATCtcctgtgccagagcagcctgagactctcctgagctgctggtgccatcTCAACACTGCCTCCtggggctcagccagggctcaTGTCCActctcctgcagtgcctcctccccagccacTCTCCCATTGTCCTTGCTTGTCCAACTGTCTTCCCTCTACTTTTGAAATAGAAGACGCAGATAGAGAGTACTTTGGcccaggaaggaaatgatgttTTAAACTGGGAAGTGATTTACAAAGAGATGCCAGTGATTGACCTTGCTAGGAGGGCAGGATTTAAATGCTACTTATCAtcaatcttttaaaaatgcaggtgTGTTTGTGGTCATAACATGAGTGTTAACAAGGAGAACTTTACTATGTCTAAGCAATAATAGCTGGTTTCCAGCATCTCCATCACTTGCATGCAATTGCTATACATAGTATTGCTATCACTATAGTAATTGATTGTGGTTTTCTAAGTGACAtcttggaagggacattaatAACAGTTATCTAAAGTGCTCTCACTAAAAGCACTGCTGTGTTTATGTTTTGCAGCTGTATCACTTTAGGTTGTCAGTCATTTCCTACAGAGAGGATTTTACACACACAGACTAATTTCCCATATTTGATGCAAGAAACTCATCTGGCTTCCTCCAAATGGGAATCAATCATGTTTCATGTAGCTGATTATTGGTAATGGCTTTGAGTGCTGTTTAGGAGGAAGAAAGGGGGAAGAGTTTGATTAATTGTTCCTTAAAAGGAACTGGACAATTTGAGGCTGTGAGATAGCAATGTCCGTGTCTCCTCGTGCCATAAAAAAATCTCCCTCTTCTCAGCAGAGGACCACAGTGTAGCAGAGCACTCTGAATTTCTGCTGGACTGACTCCCACTCCTTGGCCCTTAAATTTCCACCATTTCATAACAAATGGAATAATATCACTTGGAGCAAACAAGTGGAACTGGCATTGCGCACGTGTATGTACAAGGCAGGTTGGTTCCTTCACATCCATGGTTTTACATTTCCTCTAAGCAATTATTGCGCTGTACGACTGCTACATCTTTGTGCCCTTGACAGCAATAAATCAGTTTGACTCTGTTAAACTCTGAATTGGTCTGAGTGCTTTTCACTTTCAATATTTCCACTATTGGAGCTCTGAAGGGCAAGAATCTGTGCCATGATTTGTGAGACAGTTTATGGAAAATATGACTTAGCACGTTTATGATAATGCTAATATTTCAAACTATGAAAGGATGCTATACCTTCAGtgcccttcctcttccttcaaaGAGGTTTTCTCTTCCAACTTTATGTACAAAGCCCTGAAATTCAGGCCTTTCATTTGCAACTTTCTAGTGTTGCTTTTGTAGAGTCAACAAATCTTGGACTTCATGGCTCCTTGGTAATCAAATGATACAGCTGAGTTTAACTGAAGATTATAGGTTTCCAAATACTAAGTATTGTACCCTGGCATGCTGGTGTTGCTTTGGGTTTCTAAGGatgtcagtgctgcagaggtCACATTACGGATTTAGATAGGCACTGATGCTGTTTGTAACATGTTTTATGTGGAAAAGTTGCATGCAAAAGCTGAGAAAATGGAGATGGTCAGAATCACACCAACCTGTGTCaaaattttcagcaaaacaaaatcttgTTTTCACCAGGAAGCTCATATTCACAGCCACAGTATGAGATTTTGATGCCAGTTGtaggcaaaataaaagcaaactaTTAGACGGTGCATTGGGGTTGCCTTACAGAAGCATAAACTGGGGAAGGACAATAAAGGAAATGGCTATTTTTGTGTGAAACCCCAAATTTTACAAGAACATGTCTGAGGAATTTGTAGCTGCATTATGGGGCCATAGATTTACGGATGCAACCTTTTCCTACACAGACTGAATGAGGCCAGGAATGAAATTACTATGAAATTTGTATGAGTTGACCTATAGAATTGACCTTCAAGTTAAGATTCAACCTGTGCACACCACTGAAACAGGCAGCATGATGGAAAGACAGGTTGGAAGGACTCAGTAGCAAGCAAGGTGtgtggaggcagagctgtgagttTCATCTGTGGGCATCCTACTAATGTTCATACATGCAGTGACCCTGTCATAAACAGCCAAAGCACAGCATGTTGTGATCAAGGATATAGTGGCCTGCAGCCTGTCTTTGTGTAATGTAGATTTCTAGGGATACAGGGATATCTGTGCTTCAGTCAGTCCTGGCCAGAGTGGATGGGCTGAGtggacagcactggggacactgctgggcacagcagagaaCACGCTGGATGTGgcaggtgccagcacaggcacctGACACTAGCCACAGATGATGGCCCCAGGAATGGCTGGGTTTTATAGGTGGAGTTACATGAGAAGTGATTGAAATTCACATAAGAGTAgaggggagcactgggggctTTTTGGGAGCACAGCCTTGCAAAACCCACAGCACCTCAGTTGCCCCAAATAGTAATCACATATAAAGCTGAGCGTGCCTATATAAATTCTATCAGAAACCAGATTTCACTGCTTGCTGCAAAACTGGGACTGATGGAGAGGAGGTGATTTGGCCAGAGTTGTTCTTTTGGGAGTAGGCTGAGATGGAGAAAGGGAGTGTCAAGTCTGATGAAAAGAACAAGAAGTGGAAGAAGAGATAACAAGGGAAAAAGTGAATATGCCTTACTCATCCACAGCCAAAATCAGGGCAATAACCCAACTTGTTGCTCAGACCAGAGCACATGAGTCAAACCTGATACCATTGTTGGGAGGCAGGGAGGTCTGGGTTATTCCCAGCCAGCATAGGacccaggggacagagggacacagcactctggtgctgctgtgttgaTGCCTGCACCAGGCCTGATGGTTTGGAAGCTACCCATCACCTCCTCAGGGCAAAGAGGTGAgtctgtgtcctcttgtcctctTGCAAGAGCAAAACCAAGTGTTCATGCAggccagctgtgtgtgtgtgccagaaCCCTCGTGGCACTGCttattttccactgaaaactAAATCCTGTCCAGGAGGTTGCTAAAATGTCAAGCTGCAAAGCAGTGCTTGGGCACTGTTATTTGTGTCTTGTCACTGTATATTGTGAGGTTGCTCTCTGTCTCTTTTACTGAAGAGCCCAGGTTAAATGCCAGGGTGACCACGATGTTTCAACTCCCTCAGGATGGGAAAGGGGATCTCCACTTGCATATCAGAAAGATTTCACCTTCCTTCCCACTGAACCTTGCCAGCCTGGAGGATTTCCTTCCCAAATTAGAAGCCTGGGGGAAAACTGATGGGAGAGAGGAGGTGCTGCCTCCAAA of the Camarhynchus parvulus chromosome 3, STF_HiC, whole genome shotgun sequence genome contains:
- the HTR1E gene encoding 5-hydroxytryptamine receptor 1E, which gives rise to MNFTNCTTEASEAAKPKTVTEKMLVTLTLATITTLTMLLNSAVIAAISTTKKLHQPANYLICSLAVTDLLVAVLVMPLSITYIMMDKWTLGYFICEIWLSVDMTCCTCSILHLCVIALDRYWAITDAIEYARKRTAKRAGLMIVTVWTISVFISMPPLFWRSHHSISIPSECRIQHDHVIYTIYSTFGAFYIPLTLILILYYRIYHAAKSLYQKRGSSRHLSNRSTDSQNSFASCKLTQTFCVSDFSTSDPTTEFDKINASVRIPPFENDLDPAGDRQQISTTRERKAARILGLILGAFILSWLPFFIKELLVGLHICTVSPEVADFLTWLGYVNSLINPLLYTSFNEDFKLAFRKLIRCREHT